A genomic region of Stenotrophomonas sp. NA06056 contains the following coding sequences:
- a CDS encoding VOC family protein, whose amino-acid sequence MLPSAASFIVNLDVPDITSAEAFYTQAFGLHAGRRLGPGALELLGGPTPLYLLQNDAGSAATEDGDVRDYERHWTPLHLDWVVDDIEVALRRVVAAGATLEQSVRERRWGKIAVLADPFGHGFCLIQFSDAGYDALLD is encoded by the coding sequence ATGCTCCCCTCCGCCGCCTCCTTCATCGTCAACCTCGACGTCCCCGACATCACCAGCGCCGAAGCCTTCTACACCCAGGCCTTCGGCCTGCACGCCGGCCGCCGCCTCGGCCCGGGTGCGCTGGAACTGCTGGGCGGACCGACGCCGCTGTATCTGCTGCAGAACGACGCCGGCAGCGCCGCCACCGAAGACGGCGACGTGCGCGATTACGAGCGTCACTGGACGCCGCTGCACCTGGATTGGGTGGTGGATGACATCGAGGTCGCGCTGAGGCGTGTGGTTGCGGCCGGCGCCACGCTCGAACAATCCGTGCGCGAGCGGCGCTGGGGAAAGATCGCCGTGCTGGCCGATCCCTTCGGCCACGGCTTCTGCCTGATCCAGTTCAGCGATGCAGGCTACGACGCCCTGCTGGACTAA
- a CDS encoding alkene reductase, which translates to MTAALFRPFDLAGLPLHNRIAMAPMTRARNPGSVANELTAQYYRQRASAGLIISEGTPVSPQGQGYIDVPGIWSAEQVAGWTLVTEAVHAAQGTIFAQLWHVGRMSHSSLQPDGGQPVSAGTRPVASAPKNTSFVYLDDGSRGHADPTPARALVTAEIPGIVDDFVRGAENAIAADFDGIELHAANGYLFEQFLNPLINQREDRYGGSLPNRARLILETVDAMAQRIGAQRIGVRLAPNNLTFDMPFYPDNEATYLYLAEELGKRGLAYVHLNDNLQQGESVLGEAFLQQFKQAYGGTLILAGGMTRARALKLVEAGAIDLAAFGQPFIANPDLVERLQRDIALASPDRSTYYGGGEAGYLDYPRAH; encoded by the coding sequence ATGACCGCCGCCCTGTTCCGCCCGTTCGACCTTGCAGGACTGCCCCTGCACAACCGCATCGCGATGGCCCCGATGACCCGTGCCCGCAACCCCGGTTCGGTCGCCAATGAGCTCACCGCGCAGTACTACCGGCAGCGCGCCAGCGCCGGCCTGATCATCAGCGAAGGCACGCCGGTTTCGCCGCAGGGCCAGGGCTACATCGATGTGCCGGGCATCTGGTCGGCCGAGCAGGTGGCCGGTTGGACGCTGGTCACCGAGGCGGTGCATGCCGCTCAGGGCACGATCTTTGCCCAGCTCTGGCACGTCGGCCGCATGTCGCATTCCTCACTGCAGCCCGATGGTGGACAACCGGTCAGCGCCGGCACGCGCCCGGTGGCCAGTGCACCGAAGAACACCTCGTTCGTGTATCTGGACGACGGCAGCCGTGGCCATGCCGATCCGACTCCGGCTCGTGCGCTGGTTACTGCAGAGATTCCCGGCATCGTCGACGACTTCGTGCGCGGTGCTGAGAATGCCATCGCCGCCGACTTCGATGGCATCGAACTGCATGCCGCCAACGGCTACCTGTTCGAGCAGTTCCTCAACCCGCTCATCAACCAGCGCGAGGACCGCTACGGCGGCTCGCTGCCGAACCGCGCGCGGCTGATCCTGGAGACCGTCGATGCGATGGCGCAGCGTATCGGTGCGCAGCGTATCGGTGTGCGGCTGGCACCGAACAACCTGACCTTCGACATGCCGTTCTACCCGGACAACGAAGCCACCTACCTGTACCTGGCCGAAGAACTGGGCAAACGCGGGCTGGCCTACGTGCACCTCAACGACAACCTGCAGCAGGGTGAATCGGTGCTGGGCGAAGCGTTCCTGCAGCAGTTCAAGCAGGCCTACGGCGGCACGCTGATCCTGGCCGGCGGCATGACCCGCGCCCGTGCGCTGAAACTGGTCGAGGCCGGCGCCATCGACCTGGCCGCCTTCGGCCAACCGTTCATCGCCAACCCGGACCTGGTCGAGCGCCTGCAGCGCGATATCGCGCTGGCCTCGCCCGACCGCAGCACCTACTACGGCGGCGGCGAAGCAGGCTACCTGGATTACCCGCGCGCACACTAG
- a CDS encoding LysR family transcriptional regulator, producing the protein MPPLESLNGLVTFVTTARSGSFTEAADALGISRSAVGKAIARLEVRLGVRLFHRTTRRIALTTDGEAYYASCAAALEEISAAEACLGSAGLPSGRLRIDMPSSFGRLVVLPVLLRLCRQYPDLQLTMTFTDHFVDPVEEGIDLLIRFGGLHQAEHLVARRLGRQRLVTCASPEYLRAHGTPHTVEELAQHRSIVGFRHGQPVAWRIGSDDVEGTFIPNAAYQLNDGDAVIDAAIAGLGICQMPISLMRRHLESGALHSVLDEHMQRHIDIHALWPPTRHLRPKVRYVVDELTRLAAEGAFD; encoded by the coding sequence ATGCCGCCGCTGGAATCCTTGAATGGCCTGGTCACCTTCGTCACCACGGCGCGCTCGGGCAGCTTCACCGAAGCGGCCGATGCGCTGGGCATCTCGCGCTCGGCGGTGGGCAAGGCCATCGCGAGGCTCGAAGTGCGTCTGGGCGTGCGGCTGTTCCATCGCACCACGCGGCGCATCGCGCTGACCACTGACGGCGAGGCGTACTACGCCTCCTGCGCGGCAGCGCTGGAAGAAATCTCCGCAGCCGAGGCCTGCCTGGGTTCGGCCGGGCTGCCCAGCGGGCGGCTGCGCATCGACATGCCATCCTCGTTCGGGCGGCTGGTGGTGCTGCCGGTGCTGTTGCGACTGTGCCGGCAGTACCCGGATCTGCAGTTGACGATGACCTTCACCGATCACTTCGTCGACCCCGTCGAGGAAGGCATCGACCTGCTGATCCGCTTCGGCGGCCTGCATCAGGCCGAGCATCTGGTTGCGCGGCGGCTGGGACGCCAACGCCTGGTCACCTGCGCATCTCCGGAGTACCTGCGGGCACATGGCACCCCGCATACCGTCGAGGAGCTCGCACAGCATCGCAGCATCGTCGGCTTCCGCCACGGCCAGCCGGTGGCGTGGCGGATCGGCAGCGATGATGTGGAAGGAACCTTCATCCCGAATGCGGCCTACCAGCTCAACGACGGTGACGCGGTGATCGATGCGGCCATCGCCGGGCTGGGCATCTGCCAGATGCCCATTTCACTGATGCGCCGTCATCTGGAATCGGGCGCGCTGCACTCGGTGCTGGACGAGCACATGCAGCGGCATATCGACATCCACGCGCTGTGGCCGCCCACCCGCCACCTGCGGCCGAAGGTGCGCTACGTGGTGGATGAGCTGACACGATTGGCGGCCGAGGGCGCCTTCGATTGA
- the frmR gene encoding formaldehyde-responsive transcriptional repressor FrmR — translation MPHSPEEKKKVLARVRRIRGQCDALDRALEAGADCGPVLQQIAAIRGAVNGLMSEVMEAHLREEFGQPAASDEQRAERVRDMSALIRSYLK, via the coding sequence ATGCCGCACTCCCCCGAAGAAAAAAAGAAGGTTCTCGCCCGCGTGCGCCGCATCCGCGGCCAGTGCGATGCGCTGGACCGCGCGCTGGAAGCCGGCGCCGACTGCGGGCCGGTGCTGCAGCAGATCGCCGCCATCCGTGGTGCGGTCAACGGCCTGATGTCCGAAGTGATGGAAGCGCACCTGCGCGAGGAGTTCGGCCAGCCTGCCGCCTCCGATGAACAACGCGCCGAACGCGTGCGCGACATGAGCGCGTTGATCCGCTCGTACCTGAAATGA